The Setaria viridis chromosome 9, Setaria_viridis_v4.0, whole genome shotgun sequence sequence TCAGAGATCTCGTGTTCCAATGAAACCAGGTCATTTTCACCGACCATGGCATGGTACTGTCCTTTGGAAGAAGCTGGAAGGCAAGATAACTGCATGCCATAGGACCCTCGTTAGGCACGTCAATGCCGCAGATGTGACCCACCAAAACGTCATCTTCAAAGGATCCGCGCTGGTCAGTCAGCACAACGCAGAGGTGACCATCAGCCGTGAGCacagggaactccggcggcgccTCTGGCAAGCCCGCCTCCTTGAAGCCGTCGAACCCCCAGAGCTCTCTGGTAGAGAACTTCCACTCTTCCTTCCAACGCCCGTGAGGCGGTTGCAGAGTCCACATCGTCACCGAGTCATCCCCATATTCAGTGGCGCAATCGATGCAGATGAACCAGATGGAGGAGTCCCCACTGCAGCCCATGATCCGGGTTAGATTCGTCGGTTCATCCCTCAACCTCAGAGTCTCAGCCACGTCAAGCTTGCACCCACCCGGCGACCCGATGAAGCCGAAATCCACACTAGAGTTGCAGTCGCTGGTGGTTCTGTGCAGGTCGCAGTACACGAGGCCTTGCGCGAGATCGGCCCAGAAACCCTTGCCTTGGAAAGAGAAGGCCGTGGTCGCCATGAACGGTTCCCGGATCTCCCCACGCGGAAAGCGCCTCCCCTTTATCTGCCACGGACACGCTGAGTTCGCCGCCCATGCCGCCGGAGGGAACACGCAGAGAACGGGCGGCAGCTCATTTGTCAGCTCACGAGCCATGAGGAGCAGCTCGCAAGCGCCGCCAACGGTGCGATTGGGGACGGGCTGCAACGACGCACCAGTGGCCTGGTAGAGATCTGGAAGGTAGTTGATCATGGAGAGTGACGCGTCGATGTTGTCGTAGACGAGGAAGTAGAAGAGGTCGTCGTCACGGCACTCGCGGCGGAAGCTGAGCGCGATGACGATGATGCCCTGCTGCTCGGCCATCAGGATGCGGCCCACGGCATACATCTCGGGGCTCTCCTTGCGGCTGGCGCCAGCAGGCTCATCAGGCTCCGAGTCGTCGAACCTCCGGAGAGCCTCGTCGCTCATGCGGATGGCCAGGGAGGAGGTGACGAGCGGGCCGTCGCCGAGGCGCACGTAGAGCGTGAGGCCTTGCACCGCCCCCTCGATGGACTTCCCGCATCCGTAAGCCTTCTTGCTTGCGCACTCGATCCTACTCCACCCGTGCCCTGGCTCGCCGGTAAGTGGCTCCAGATCCACGCTGCCGTTCACCACGTAGATAGGAGGAGCGGAAGGCCGGGCCGCGACCATGGCTGGCGCCGCGCTAGCTGGTGGTGGAGGATCGAGGAAAAGGGAGGGGAATAGGGCTAGATCGATCGGTGTTGTTGATTTGAGGAGATCAGATATGCAGATGCATGCAACTTCCTTGTGGGAAGCATGGCTAGTGCTAGTGGCAGCGGAGGCGCGTGTTAGTGATGGATCATGGCACCCTCCGCACCAGTGGTGGGAGCGGGTCGTTGGGCTTCATCTTGCTGATGAAGGAGATGGCGATCTGGAGCATCTTCTAGAACTCGGTGAGGCTCTGCACGATGATGAGGCGCACGTCACCGTTGAGGTCCTTGCAGCTGACGGTGCAGGACGACACGTCGGTGAAGGAGCGCGACGCCAGCGTCTTGGCCACCTCGTGGTTCCCGGACCGCAGCGCCGCCGAGGCGCCGTAGAGCTTCTGCATGGCGCTGCTCATGGTGACGCTGCAGTTGCCGAGGCACTTGCGGAAGTCGGGCACGCCGGTGTTGAACCCCGGGAGCTTGCCCTCGAAGATGGAcaccgccaccgcgccggcctccGACGCCGCCTGCAGGGCCACCGCCACCAGCGCCTTCACGTCCACCTGACCCGGGGCGCCCGCGATGCTGGCGCcctgccccggcgccgccgacgcgatCGCGTTCTGGATGTCGAGGAGACGCTGCCCCAGCTCCCCCACGCAGAGCTCCGGGAAGGGACCCGTCATGCAGGTCGCCACGATCGGGCTCGCGCCGGGCGACACGctctcggcgccggcggcgtggtggaGGGCGGAGACGCAGAGGAACAGGACGAGCAGGGACGTGCCCGTGGACGCCGCACGATCTTCACCTCGCTCGAGCGATCTCTTCTTTTCCTGCCCGTGCTAGCAGAGActtgtgcagcagcagcactccACCGCACGCGCAGATATATGCGTCGACGGATCACTCAGGGAGTGGCTCGCGGTGTTCGCCGTCGACGGTGTGGTCGGGAGGCTTTTCCGACGATGGGGATGCATGGATGCGCACGCACGCGCATGGGAGGCCGCGCGAGAGCACAGGAATCGGGTCGCGCTCTGCAGCATTCCCGGGCGTTTCCTATTGTTTTCTTGGTTTGCATGCCATTGCGTGGTCTGAATGTCTCCTACCCCCTTGCCGTGTGCTATGCACCAACACACGGGAAGTCCCGACGTGCATCTGACTACGCgatcagcggcggcggggagaacTGGAGTTCGCTGACCGTTAACGAGAAGGCCACCTGGTACCTGGAGAAGACCAGGGAATAACAGCACATTCTCTCTATTTCTGCAGTGTCCTGCTCTGGTTTTTTTAAGGGTACAAGGACCTGCTACCTGAATCATACACGTACATGCGTGCACGTCTAAAGGAAGGGATTGGAGATTCAGTGTGCCGGAAACACGCAGTACTGAACAGCTGAGCATAAAACTTGGGTGTTGTAAGCTGTAACCCGTGAAAGAACACACAATGCAGGCGCAAAAGAAACGTTGCTTAGGTGAGTTACGTCGCGTTGATGGCGTGATGCTAAATGAAAGAGCTTGGTTGGCTCCAGCTAGTCCAGGTTGgcaatgacaaaaaaaaaagtgagatTAGTAACGCGATGCAAAAATCGTGTATGACTTCTGCAAAATGGATGGTATCATCGGAAGATGATAGCTGGCATcgaactctttttttttcctgaaaatgTACTTACCTGAAACATTTACTTATGGAACATTAGGAATACAATACCTTTGAAAGTCGTGCGTGGTTGATGCAAAAATGATATAATAAAAAATTGATAGCTGTCAGTAGTGATATATCATCGAAGATTGCGTGCGTATTTGATTACTAGTAACATATTTGAGGCCCTGTTTGGACGACtctagctcctgtcacatcgaatatttatgtactaattagaaatattaaacatagtctaattataaaactataattatacagatggaagctaattcatgagatgaatctattaagcctaattagtatatgatttgataatatggtgctacaataattattcactaatgatagattacttaggcttaatagattcgcctcatGAATTAGtgtaggagttctgcaattagttttataattagctcatgtttagtccttctaattagcatgcaaatatccgatgtgacaaggctaaactttaacctctggtatccaaacaccccctgactTGTTAAACCGAACATGGCAAGATGGATGATTCTTTTTGATACTAGTATTGGTctctactactccctccgtttttaaatatatgacgcagttgacttttttcatttgtttgactattTGTCTTTTTCTACaactatttttgcaaatagataaacctacgAGTTAAATCTAAAGTATATTTGATAATAGATATAATGATACATATTTTATTTTagtctacaaatatttttgcaaatagataaacctacgAGTTAAATCTAAAGTATATTTGATAATAGATATAATAATacatattttattttagttaactACCTTATTATCTATTGGTAGTTAAAGTTGAAAAAGTTGAAGTAAAAAAATTTAGCGGcgttatatatttaaaaatggagAAAGTATGTACGTCGTGACGTGTTGTCTTATTGTCCTAGCTGCCGTTGACAACGACCCAGGCATGTTGCCTCCACCAGCAGTTGGGCACAGACGTTGCTCGGCAAAGCTAACAAAATTCCAGAAAATCTACAAATCAGCAACGACCCCGCTGCTGAAAGGATTGGGAGATGAAGTTGAATGGGATTAGCATTTAGTATATCTTTAATTAGTGTTTTTTCCTTCCGATGACAGGGAGATCAATTAGCACTTGAGCAACACTCCGTACTGATGTTTACATGCACATTTATTTTGGGATGAAAGaaattgaacacacacacatctCTCTTACCGATCCTGACATGGCTTACCAATCCTCACATGACATCACATCACAATAACCCCCGTCACCatacaaaataaaacaaacacaGTCTTCGGACATGTAATAATTCACCATGCATGCAAACGACTCCACACAGTTGATGATCGATCAGCGGCCCATCCCCTGTTCCGCCGGCGCGTACATGGCTtttccggcgccggcgccgcgctgggCGTTGAGGTCCCATCCGAGTTTGGGGTCGAAGCCGCGGGCCTTGAGCTCGGTGTACTGCTGGCAGAGCGCGCAGGGCTCGCAGCAGAAGTGGACGCAGCAGTCGCAGCAGGGGTTCTCCGGGAGGCCGAACTGGGCGCGCATCTTGGAGCGGTACGTGCAGGAGTAGATCCAGTGGCACCCCGTGAGGGAGGCCAGCAGCGCGTACAGCGTCCCGCTCGCCCCGCACGACGTCGCGCCCCGGTCCACGATCTCGGCGACGCGCCCGAACGTGATGCACGGGCACCAGCACGTCAGGCAGCACAGCCCGCAGTCGTCGAAGCAGTCGCAGAGCCCCGAGGACCACTGGCTGGTGGCGTTgccggtcgccggcgccgcctcgctGGACTTCGCCGGATACATCGTCTCGGTCGATCGCTGGGGTGTGGAGCGAGCTGGCGTTGCTTGTAACAGCTAGCTAGCACACCACGTACAGAGCTGCAGTCGTGTCTTCTTGCTCGGTGCCAAGTCGCGTTTGCGCTTGCCGTTGCTGGCCGGGGATGAAGGAGCGAGCTAGCCGTGGTGCTCTTATATAGGGGCCGGTGGCGAGCAAGTGGCGCATCGGTCTCATCCCGTTGCCATGCAATGCGCGTCGCGAGCCCCGCCGGTTCCGTGGGGTGAATGCATGCGCTCGGACTCTTGGCTCTTTGGGGGCCGCACAAAAATTTCCTCTCCATCTTCGCCTGCTTCTTGTCCAGTTGCGCGTATGCTCGTTCGTCGTTCGGCTACTCTTCTTCCCTCGTTTTTGCCCAGCTC is a genomic window containing:
- the LOC117839424 gene encoding cell number regulator 10 — translated: MYPAKSSEAAPATGNATSQWSSGLCDCFDDCGLCCLTCWCPCITFGRVAEIVDRGATSCGASGTLYALLASLTGCHWIYSCTYRSKMRAQFGLPENPCCDCCVHFCCEPCALCQQYTELKARGFDPKLGWDLNAQRGAGAGKAMYAPAEQGMGR
- the LOC117839417 gene encoding uncharacterized protein, encoding MTGPFPELCVGELGQRLLDIQNAIASAAPGQGASIAGAPGQVDVKALVAVALQAASEAGAVAVSIFEGKLPGFNTGVPDFRKCLGNCSVTMSSAMQKLYGASAALRSGNHEVAKTLASRSFTDVSSCTVSCKDLNGDVRLIIVQSLTEF
- the LOC117840370 gene encoding uncharacterized protein codes for the protein MVAARPSAPPIYVVNGSVDLEPLTGEPGHGWSRIECASKKAYGCGKSIEGAVQGLTLYVRLGDGPLVTSSLAIRMSDEALRRFDDSEPDEPAGASRKESPEMYAVGRILMAEQQGIIVIALSFRRECRDDDLFYFLVYDNIDASLSMINYLPDLYQATGASLQPVPNRTVGGACELLLMARELTNELPPVLCVFPPAAWAANSACPWQIKGRRFPRGEIREPFMATTAFSFQGKGFWADLAQGLVYCDLHRTTSDCNSSVDFGFIGSPGGCKLDVAETLRLRDEPTNLTRIMGCSGDSSIWFICIDCATEYGDDSVTMWTLQPPHGRWKEEWKFSTRELWGFDGFKEAGLPEAPPEFPVLTADGHLCVVLTDQRGSFEDDVLVGHICGIDVPNEGPMACSYLAFQLLPKDSTMPWSVKMTWFHWNTRSLMSVKG